One stretch of Brachyhypopomus gauderio isolate BG-103 chromosome 10, BGAUD_0.2, whole genome shotgun sequence DNA includes these proteins:
- the LOC143526185 gene encoding olfactory receptor 1500-like produces the protein MGTIYLARSLHTAKYVAVFNLAFSDLCGSSALIPKIIDTFLFDNQYISYEVCLTNMFFVFCFMLLQSLNLLVLAYDRLVAICLPLRYHAIVTKTSMSVIVGIIWILSVTVHALLVSLLTRLSFCRSTTVNSYFCDHGPVYKLACNDKTISAIMGYVCTAVLLYIPLLLIAVSYVCIGFALRKIVHGNEKIKAMKTCTSHVMLVALFYVPIISVYTAAFLISLDTNVRTINSALTQTIPPMLNPIIYTLKTEEVMQAIKNLYKRSKVKSAMIEAVSNKKI, from the coding sequence ATGGGAACCATCTACCTGGCACGCAGCTTACACACTGCAAAGTATGTAGCTGTCTTCAACTTGGCCTTCTCTGATCTGTGTGGAAGCTCTGCTCTCATTCCAAAGATTATTGACACATTTTTGTTTGACAATCAGTACATATCATATGAAGTCTGTTTGACAAacatgttttttgtgttttgctTTATGCTTCTGCAGTCTCTTAATCTGCTTGTTTTAGCTTATGATAGACTGGTTGCTATATGTTTGCCTCTGAGGTATCATGCAATTGTAACCAAAACATCTATGAGTGTGATCGTAGGTATTATATGGATATTGTCTGTTACTGTCCATGCTCTCCTTGTATCTCTGTTAACCAGACTGTCTTTCTGCAGATCTACTACGGTTAACAGCTATTTCTGTGACCATGGCCCTGTGTATAAATTAGCCTGCAATGATAAAACTATAAGTGCCATAATGGGTTATGTCTGTACAGCTGTCCTGCTGTACATTCCATTACTACTAATTGCTGTTTCATATGTTTGTATTGGTTTTGCATTGCGGAAAATTGTACATGGCAATGAGAAAATCAAAGCGATGAAAACCTGCACCTCCCATGTCATGCTGGtggctttgttttatgtaccaATTATTAGTGTTTACACTGCAGCATTTTTAATATCTTTAGACACAAATGTCAGGACAATCAACAGTGCCCTGACACAGACTATTCCACCCATGTTAAACCCAATCATATACACTCTAAAGACAGAGGAGGTCATGCAGGCCATTAAAAATCTCTACAAACGATCCAAGGTGAAGTCAGCAATGATAGAAGCTGTGagcaataaaaaaatatga